The proteins below are encoded in one region of Cololabis saira isolate AMF1-May2022 chromosome 11, fColSai1.1, whole genome shotgun sequence:
- the LOC133454666 gene encoding bone morphogenetic protein 1-like isoform X2 yields the protein MDMTLTILLLLCGAAVSVAADWEPRNSAFTHLEDDGVDYKDPCKAAAFLGDIALDEEDLHILNYFNSSDEVQHTINKNSANSSTSNQSIKTAFDNQILHRQRRAATSRPERVWPDGIIPYVISGNFTGSQRAIFRQAMRHWEKYTCVTFIERTTEESYIVFTYRPCGCCSFVGRRGSGPQAISIGKNCDKFGIVVHELGHVIGFWHEHTRPDRDKHVSIIRDNIQQGQEYNFLKMEPDEVDSLGEVYDFDSIMHYARNTFSRGIFLDTILPRYDVKGVRPSIGQRTRLSKGDIAQARKLYKCAKCGDSLQESAGNFSSPGFPNGYSAHTHCVWRISVTPGEKIVLNFTSMELFRSHLCWYDHVEVRDGFWRKAPLKGRFCGHTHPDPIISTDSQLWIQFRTSSSWLGKGFSAVYEAVCGGEMKRDSGQIQSPNYPDDYLTNKMCVWRITVAEGFDVAVSFQSFEIERHDSCAYDYVELRDGSSESSPLLGRFCGYDKPGDIKSSSNQLWLKFVSDGSVSKAGFLASFFKEMDECSKPDNGQCKQRCLNTLGSYRCACDPGYELAADRRSCETACGGIITILNGSLTTPGWPKEYPPNKNCVWQLVAPIQYRITLVFDVFETEGNDVCKYDYVEVRSGLSSDSKLHGKFCGAEMPDVITSLHNNMRIEFKSDNTVSKKGFKAHFFSDIDECSKANGGCQHECVNTFGSYSCQCRSGFMLHENKHDCKEAGCDHVINSVSGMISSPNWPDKYPSKKACTWLLSTTPGHRIKLVFNDVDMEAHLECAYDHLEIFDGRDNHAPPLGRFCGTKKPSPVVSSGNRMFLRFFSDNSVQKRGFEASYGAECGGSLKAEVRTKDLYSHAQFGDNNYPGGSDCLWVVTAEKGYGVEMIFELFEIEEEANCGYDYVELYDGADIKSPRLGRYCGSGAPEEVYSAGDAIVLKFNSDDSIGKKGFHARYTSTKFQDMLHTSK from the exons CGGCCTTTCTGGGAGACATTGCTCTGGATGAAGAAGACCTCCacatattaaattactttaacaGCAGTGATGAAGTACAACACACAATCAACAAAAACTCAG CTAACAGTTCCACTTCCAACCAAAGCATCAAGACAGCGTTTGACAATCAGATTCTACATCGTCAGAGGAGAGCAGCCACCTCCAGGCCGGAGCGAGTGTGGCCTGATGGCATCATCCCGTATGTCATCAGTGGGAATTTTACTG GCAGCCAGCGAGCCATTTTCCGTCAAGCGATGCGTCACTGGGAGAAATATACTTGTGTGACATTCATAGAGAGAACAACTGAAGAGAGCTACATTGTTTTCACCTACAGGCCTTGTGG GTGTTGCTCCTTCGTTGGAAGGAGAGGCAGTGGTCCTCAGGCCATCTCTATTGGGAAGAACTGCGATAAGTTTGGCATTGTAGTTCATGAACTTGGCCATGTGATTGGCTTCTGGCACGAACACACACGCCCAGACCGTGACAAGCATGTAAGCATCATCAGGGACAACATCCAACAAG GACAGGAGTATAACTTCCTGAAGATGGAACCAGATGAGGTTGACTCATTAGGAGAGGTGTACGACTTTGACAGCATCATGCATTATGCAAGGAACACATTTTCCAG AGGTATCTTCTTAGACACAATCTTACCCCGCTATGATGTCAAAGGGGTCAGGCCTTCAATAGGACAGAGGACAAGGCTTAGCAAAGGAGACATAGCACAAGCCCGCAAACTCTACAAATGTGCAA AGTGTGGGGACAGCCTGCAGGAGAGCGCTGGAAACTTCTCTTCTCCTGGTTTCCCAAATGGGTACTCGGCACACACTCACTGTGTTTGGAGGATTTCCGTCACTCCTGGAGAAAAG ATTGTCCTTAATTTTACCTCCATGGAACTCTTCAGGAGTCATTTGTGCTGGTATGACCACGTAGAGGTCAGAGACGGGTTCTGGAGGAAAGCGCCTCTGAAAG GACGTTTTTGTGGGCACACGCATCCAGATCCAATTATCTCAACAGATAGTCAACTGTGGATTCAATTCAGAACCAGTAGCAGTTGGCTGGGCAAAGGATTTTCAGCTGTTTATGAAG CTGTGTGTGGAGGGGAAATGAAGCGGGACAGTGGCCAGATCCAGTCACCCAATTATCCCGATGACTACCTGACGaacaaaatgtgtgtgtggaggatCACAGTAGCAGAGGGCTTTGATGTTGCTGTCTCCTTTCAATCTTTTGAG ATTGAGAGGCATGACAGCTGTGCCTACGACTATGTGGAATTGAGGGATGGTAGTTCAGAGAGCAGCCCGCTGCTTGGCCGTTTCTGTGGCTACGACAAACCAGGCGACATCAaaagcagctccaaccagctcTGGCTCAAGTTTGTATCCGACGGCTCCGTCAGCAAAGCTGGGTTTTTGGCTAGCTTTTTTAAAG AAATGGATGAGTGCTCCAAGCCAGACAACGGTCAGTGCAAACAGCGCTGTCTGAACACGCTTGGCAGTTACAGATGTGCCTGTGACCCTGGATATGAACTGGCAGCTGACAGACGTAGCTGTGAGA ctgcttgtggTGGCATCATCACTATTCTCAATGGCTCCCTCACAACCCCTGGCTGGCCTAAAGAATACCCACCCAACAAGAACTGTGTATGGCAGCTGGTGGCTCCCATTCAGTATCGCATCACACTTGTGTTTGACGTGTTCGAAACCGAAGGCAATGAC GTGTGCAAGTATGACTATGTGGAGGTGCGTAGTGGGTTGAGCTCAGACTCAAAGCTTCATGGAAAGTTCTGTGGAGCAGAGATGCCCGACGTCATCACCTCCCTTCACAATAACATGAGGATCGAGTTCAAATCGGACAACACTGTGTCCAAGAAGGGTTTCAAGGCTCACTTCTTCTCTG ATATTGATGAATGCTCCAAAGCTAATGGAGGCTGCCAGCATGAATGTGTGAACACCTTTGGAAGCTACAGCTGTCAATGCCGCAGCGGCTTCATGCTCCATGAGAATAAACACGACTGCAAGGAAG CGGGCTGCGATCATGTAATAAACAGTGTGTCTGGCATGATCAGCAGCCCCAACTGGCCTGACAAATATCCCAGTAAGAAGGCCTGCACCTGGTTGCTGTCCACAACTCCGGGCCATCGAATCAAGCTT GTTTTTAATGATGTTGACATGGAGGCTCATCTAGAGTGCGCTTACGACCATCTGGAGATCTTCGATGGGAGAGACAATCACGCTCCACCTCTGGGGCGCTTTTGTGGCACTAAAAAACCATCCCCGGTTGTCTCAAGTGGGAACAGAATGTTCCTGCGTTTTTTCTCCGACAACTCGGTGCAGAAGAGAGGGTTCGAGGCTTCATATGGAGCAG AATGTGGAGGAAGTCTTAAAGCTGAGGTCAGGACAAAAGATCTATACTCTCATGCACAGTTTGGAGATAACAACTATCCTGGAGGCTCTGACTGTCTCTGGGTGGTCACTGCTGAGAAGGGCTATGGAGTGGAGATGATCTTCGAACTCTTTGAGATTGAGGAGGAAGCAAACTGCGGGTATGATTACGTGGAGCTGTATGATGGGGCCGACATCAAGTCCCCGAGGCTGGGAAGATACTGCGGATCTGGG GCTCCAGAGGAGGTCTACTCAGCCGGAGATGCTATAGTTTTAAAATTTAACTCTGATGACAGCATCGGTAAAAAAGGCTTTCATGCTCGCTACACAAGCACAAAGTTCCAGGACATGTTACACACAAGCAAGTAA
- the trim69 gene encoding E3 ubiquitin-protein ligase TRIM69, whose amino-acid sequence MSKNQKEAKKIQSVYLQNLEKLNKGVKTDKKNWKPDEEDFPVKTAMEKLRKPSIAGQVAKSSAHRISRDLTCSICLDLFKKPVSLPCDHTFCQGCIEGYWAGPRGPVQGGTGSCPQCRKVYPGQSYRPNRIVANIVESYCEGLEESRTGAGLPESAPVGVAERAPAPAPRCSRHREELKLYCEEDQELVCLVCGLSQEHRNHTMVCVQEAEQKYRASLNSSMDSLKAELNTALQYDREAEEEVRKLKEHTADLKQRIEAQFSDLHQFLYQEEKLLQVKLKTEERRELIRLDEHKALLCVEISRLQRAVHEIEDKLKEQNPFTLLRSIKVLLQRPSLKFEKPVFTPPSLCEGRFAGPLQYRVWKSMKGSIYPVPAAITFNSSTANPWLSLTSSLTCVRYQTFNHTVQDNPNRFNAALSLLGSQGFTHGRHYWEIEVYSSTVWTVGVARESVPRKGVIKALPANGFWTLSLSYGVQYMAGTSPPTVLSLEEPLARIGVYLDYKRGLVSFYNAESMTHLYTFRETFTEALYPYFNLGFLDKVHENEPLKVFLPKI is encoded by the exons ATGAGCAAGAATCAGAAAGAAGCAAAGAAAATACAGTCAGTTTATCTGCAAAACTTGGAAAAACTAAACAAAGGTgtgaaaacagacaaaaagaatTGGAAACCTGATGAAGAAGACTTTCCTGTGAAAACAGCGATGGAAAAGCTGCGAAAGCCTTCTATAGCTGGACAGGTTGCCAAAAGCTCAGCTCACAGAATCAGCAGAGATCTGACTTGTTCAATCTGTTTGGATCTTTTCAAGAAGCCTGTGTCTTTGCCCTGTGATCACACTTTTTGCCAAGGTTGTATTGAGGGTTACTGGGCAGGACCCAGAGGTCCCGTCCAGGGAGGCACAGGATCCTGCCCTCAGTGCAGGAAGGTGTACCCAGGACAGAGCTACAGGCCTAACCGCATCGTTGCCAACATCGTGGAGAGTTACTGTGAGGGTCTGGAGGAGAGTCGGACTGGAGCCGGCCTGCCAGAGAGTGCCCCCGTTGGCGTGGCAGAGAGGGCTCCTGCACCGGCCCCACGCTGCAGCAGACACAGGGAAGAGCTGAAGCTGTACTGCGAGGAGGACCAGGAGCTCGTGTGTCTGGTGTGTGGTCTATCCCAAGAGCACAGAAACCATACTATGGTGTGTGTTCAAGAAGCTGAACAGAAGTACAGG GCTTCTCTTAACAGCTCAATGGATTCCTTAAAAGCTGAACTCAACACAGCTCTCCAGTACGACAGGGAAGCTGAAGAAGAAGTTAGGAAGCTCAAG GAGCACACTGCTGACCTGAAGCAACGCATCGAAGCCCAGTTCAGCGACCTGCACCAGTTCCTGTACCAGGAGGAAAAGCTGCTGCAGGTGAAGCTGAAGACCGAGGAGCGAAGAGAACTGATCCGCCTGGATGAGCATAAGGCCCTGCTGTGTGTGGAGATCTCTCGTCTGCAGAGGGCCGTTCATGAGATCGAGGACAAGCTGAAAGAGCAGAACCCCTTCACTCTGCTCCGG AGCATCAAAGTCTTGCTCCAGAG GCCTTCGCTGAAGTTTGAGAAACCTGTGTTTACACCACCCAGCCTGTGTGAGGGCCGCTTTGCAGGGCCTCTGCAGTACAGGGTGTGGAAATCCATGAAGGGAAGCATTTATCCAG TTCCAGCTGCCATCACATTCAATTCCAGTACAGCCAACCCTTGGCTCAGCCTGACCTCGTCTCTCACGTGCGTTCGCTACCAGACCTTCAACCATACTGTGCAGGACAACCCCAACAGGTTCAATGCTGCCCTGTCGCTTCTCGGAAGTCAGGGCTTCACCCACGGACGCCACTACTGGGAGATTGAAGTCTACAGCAGCACCGTTTGGACCGTCGGGGTGGCCCGGGAGTCAGTGCCCAGAAAGGGAGTCATAAAAGCCCTCCCTGCCAACGGTTTCTggactctctccctctcttatGGAGTTCAGTACATGGCGGGGACGTCCCCTCCAACTGTCCTGTCCCTGGAGGAGCCGCTGGCCAGGATTGGCGTGTATCTGGACTACAAGAGGGGCCTGGTGTCCTTTTACAATGCAGAGAGCATGACGCACCTCTACACCTTCAGAGAGACCTTCACAGAGGCTCTGTACCCTTACTTCAACTTGGGCTTCTTAGATAAAGTGCATGAAAATGAGCCTCTAAAAGTTTTCCTGCCAAAGATTTGA
- the LOC133454666 gene encoding bone morphogenetic protein 1-like isoform X1, translating to MDMTLTILLLLCGAAVSVAADWEPRNSAFTHLEDDGVDYKDPCKAAAFLGDIALDEEDLHILNYFNSSDEVQHTINKNSANSSTSNQSIKTAFDNQILHRQRRAATSRPERVWPDGIIPYVISGNFTGSQRAIFRQAMRHWEKYTCVTFIERTTEESYIVFTYRPCGCCSFVGRRGSGPQAISIGKNCDKFGIVVHELGHVIGFWHEHTRPDRDKHVSIIRDNIQQGQEYNFLKMEPDEVDSLGEVYDFDSIMHYARNTFSRGIFLDTILPRYDVKGVRPSIGQRTRLSKGDIAQARKLYKCAKCGDSLQESAGNFSSPGFPNGYSAHTHCVWRISVTPGEKIVLNFTSMELFRSHLCWYDHVEVRDGFWRKAPLKGRFCGHTHPDPIISTDSQLWIQFRTSSSWLGKGFSAVYEAVCGGEMKRDSGQIQSPNYPDDYLTNKMCVWRITVAEGFDVAVSFQSFEIERHDSCAYDYVELRDGSSESSPLLGRFCGYDKPGDIKSSSNQLWLKFVSDGSVSKAGFLASFFKEMDECSKPDNGQCKQRCLNTLGSYRCACDPGYELAADRRSCETAACGGIITILNGSLTTPGWPKEYPPNKNCVWQLVAPIQYRITLVFDVFETEGNDVCKYDYVEVRSGLSSDSKLHGKFCGAEMPDVITSLHNNMRIEFKSDNTVSKKGFKAHFFSDIDECSKANGGCQHECVNTFGSYSCQCRSGFMLHENKHDCKEAGCDHVINSVSGMISSPNWPDKYPSKKACTWLLSTTPGHRIKLVFNDVDMEAHLECAYDHLEIFDGRDNHAPPLGRFCGTKKPSPVVSSGNRMFLRFFSDNSVQKRGFEASYGAECGGSLKAEVRTKDLYSHAQFGDNNYPGGSDCLWVVTAEKGYGVEMIFELFEIEEEANCGYDYVELYDGADIKSPRLGRYCGSGAPEEVYSAGDAIVLKFNSDDSIGKKGFHARYTSTKFQDMLHTSK from the exons CGGCCTTTCTGGGAGACATTGCTCTGGATGAAGAAGACCTCCacatattaaattactttaacaGCAGTGATGAAGTACAACACACAATCAACAAAAACTCAG CTAACAGTTCCACTTCCAACCAAAGCATCAAGACAGCGTTTGACAATCAGATTCTACATCGTCAGAGGAGAGCAGCCACCTCCAGGCCGGAGCGAGTGTGGCCTGATGGCATCATCCCGTATGTCATCAGTGGGAATTTTACTG GCAGCCAGCGAGCCATTTTCCGTCAAGCGATGCGTCACTGGGAGAAATATACTTGTGTGACATTCATAGAGAGAACAACTGAAGAGAGCTACATTGTTTTCACCTACAGGCCTTGTGG GTGTTGCTCCTTCGTTGGAAGGAGAGGCAGTGGTCCTCAGGCCATCTCTATTGGGAAGAACTGCGATAAGTTTGGCATTGTAGTTCATGAACTTGGCCATGTGATTGGCTTCTGGCACGAACACACACGCCCAGACCGTGACAAGCATGTAAGCATCATCAGGGACAACATCCAACAAG GACAGGAGTATAACTTCCTGAAGATGGAACCAGATGAGGTTGACTCATTAGGAGAGGTGTACGACTTTGACAGCATCATGCATTATGCAAGGAACACATTTTCCAG AGGTATCTTCTTAGACACAATCTTACCCCGCTATGATGTCAAAGGGGTCAGGCCTTCAATAGGACAGAGGACAAGGCTTAGCAAAGGAGACATAGCACAAGCCCGCAAACTCTACAAATGTGCAA AGTGTGGGGACAGCCTGCAGGAGAGCGCTGGAAACTTCTCTTCTCCTGGTTTCCCAAATGGGTACTCGGCACACACTCACTGTGTTTGGAGGATTTCCGTCACTCCTGGAGAAAAG ATTGTCCTTAATTTTACCTCCATGGAACTCTTCAGGAGTCATTTGTGCTGGTATGACCACGTAGAGGTCAGAGACGGGTTCTGGAGGAAAGCGCCTCTGAAAG GACGTTTTTGTGGGCACACGCATCCAGATCCAATTATCTCAACAGATAGTCAACTGTGGATTCAATTCAGAACCAGTAGCAGTTGGCTGGGCAAAGGATTTTCAGCTGTTTATGAAG CTGTGTGTGGAGGGGAAATGAAGCGGGACAGTGGCCAGATCCAGTCACCCAATTATCCCGATGACTACCTGACGaacaaaatgtgtgtgtggaggatCACAGTAGCAGAGGGCTTTGATGTTGCTGTCTCCTTTCAATCTTTTGAG ATTGAGAGGCATGACAGCTGTGCCTACGACTATGTGGAATTGAGGGATGGTAGTTCAGAGAGCAGCCCGCTGCTTGGCCGTTTCTGTGGCTACGACAAACCAGGCGACATCAaaagcagctccaaccagctcTGGCTCAAGTTTGTATCCGACGGCTCCGTCAGCAAAGCTGGGTTTTTGGCTAGCTTTTTTAAAG AAATGGATGAGTGCTCCAAGCCAGACAACGGTCAGTGCAAACAGCGCTGTCTGAACACGCTTGGCAGTTACAGATGTGCCTGTGACCCTGGATATGAACTGGCAGCTGACAGACGTAGCTGTGAGA cagctgcttgtggTGGCATCATCACTATTCTCAATGGCTCCCTCACAACCCCTGGCTGGCCTAAAGAATACCCACCCAACAAGAACTGTGTATGGCAGCTGGTGGCTCCCATTCAGTATCGCATCACACTTGTGTTTGACGTGTTCGAAACCGAAGGCAATGAC GTGTGCAAGTATGACTATGTGGAGGTGCGTAGTGGGTTGAGCTCAGACTCAAAGCTTCATGGAAAGTTCTGTGGAGCAGAGATGCCCGACGTCATCACCTCCCTTCACAATAACATGAGGATCGAGTTCAAATCGGACAACACTGTGTCCAAGAAGGGTTTCAAGGCTCACTTCTTCTCTG ATATTGATGAATGCTCCAAAGCTAATGGAGGCTGCCAGCATGAATGTGTGAACACCTTTGGAAGCTACAGCTGTCAATGCCGCAGCGGCTTCATGCTCCATGAGAATAAACACGACTGCAAGGAAG CGGGCTGCGATCATGTAATAAACAGTGTGTCTGGCATGATCAGCAGCCCCAACTGGCCTGACAAATATCCCAGTAAGAAGGCCTGCACCTGGTTGCTGTCCACAACTCCGGGCCATCGAATCAAGCTT GTTTTTAATGATGTTGACATGGAGGCTCATCTAGAGTGCGCTTACGACCATCTGGAGATCTTCGATGGGAGAGACAATCACGCTCCACCTCTGGGGCGCTTTTGTGGCACTAAAAAACCATCCCCGGTTGTCTCAAGTGGGAACAGAATGTTCCTGCGTTTTTTCTCCGACAACTCGGTGCAGAAGAGAGGGTTCGAGGCTTCATATGGAGCAG AATGTGGAGGAAGTCTTAAAGCTGAGGTCAGGACAAAAGATCTATACTCTCATGCACAGTTTGGAGATAACAACTATCCTGGAGGCTCTGACTGTCTCTGGGTGGTCACTGCTGAGAAGGGCTATGGAGTGGAGATGATCTTCGAACTCTTTGAGATTGAGGAGGAAGCAAACTGCGGGTATGATTACGTGGAGCTGTATGATGGGGCCGACATCAAGTCCCCGAGGCTGGGAAGATACTGCGGATCTGGG GCTCCAGAGGAGGTCTACTCAGCCGGAGATGCTATAGTTTTAAAATTTAACTCTGATGACAGCATCGGTAAAAAAGGCTTTCATGCTCGCTACACAAGCACAAAGTTCCAGGACATGTTACACACAAGCAAGTAA